Proteins encoded by one window of Clostridium cagae:
- a CDS encoding phosphodiester glycosidase family protein — MDKNIKKQKKAVKARPNSAKKRKKRKKVSFKGVLGFLIFMVIFTACTGPFVLLYGPFENAKRTFVGAAMTSMNHQYLATWFLSDEKIARILGTSSVDETSENTNVDQVEIPKVKDSNIELHTIENPKYNGYLLTIKDPTRIKVGYTSKLNVEGETTSQIAKNNNAIAAINGGGFTDSSSTAQWTGNGGLPTGIIMSQGKVIFNDKNENEKTDLLGITKEGKLIVGNYSVNELNALNVEEALSFYPTLVVNGKMTSMAGDGGWGVAPRTVIGQRADGAILLLVIDGRSATSLGATLKEAQEVIYKCGAVNAINLDGGKSTTMYYNDKIINNPSDSLGERAIPTAIIVE; from the coding sequence ATGGATAAAAACATAAAAAAGCAGAAAAAAGCTGTAAAGGCTAGACCCAACAGTGCTAAAAAAAGAAAAAAAAGAAAAAAGGTTTCTTTTAAAGGGGTTTTAGGATTTTTAATTTTTATGGTTATTTTCACAGCTTGTACAGGCCCGTTTGTACTTTTGTATGGACCTTTTGAAAATGCAAAAAGGACATTTGTCGGAGCAGCAATGACATCTATGAATCATCAATATTTAGCAACCTGGTTTTTATCAGATGAAAAAATAGCTCGAATTTTAGGAACTTCATCAGTAGATGAAACTTCTGAAAATACAAATGTTGATCAAGTAGAAATACCTAAAGTGAAAGATTCTAATATAGAATTACATACAATAGAAAATCCTAAATACAATGGATACCTTTTAACAATAAAGGATCCAACTAGAATAAAGGTGGGATATACTTCTAAATTGAATGTAGAAGGAGAGACTACATCTCAAATTGCAAAAAATAATAATGCAATAGCAGCAATAAATGGAGGCGGATTTACAGATAGTTCTTCAACAGCACAATGGACTGGAAATGGAGGCCTTCCAACAGGAATCATAATGAGTCAGGGAAAGGTAATTTTTAATGATAAGAATGAAAATGAAAAAACTGATTTATTAGGAATTACAAAAGAAGGTAAATTAATAGTAGGAAATTATTCTGTAAATGAACTTAATGCGTTAAATGTAGAAGAAGCATTAAGCTTTTATCCAACTTTAGTTGTAAATGGTAAAATGACTTCCATGGCAGGTGATGGTGGTTGGGGAGTAGCTCCAAGAACTGTAATAGGTCAAAGAGCAGATGGTGCAATTCTTCTTTTAGTTATAGACGGTAGAAGTGCAACAAGTTTAGGTGCTACATTAAAAGAAGCTCAAGAAGTAATCTACAAATGTGGAGCAGTAAATGCAATAAACTTAGATGGTGGAAAATCAACAACAATGTATTACAATGATAAGATAATAAATAATCCATCAGATAGCTTAGGAGAAAGAGCAATACCAACAGCAATTATTGTTGAGTAA
- a CDS encoding dipeptidyl-peptidase IV, with amino-acid sequence MKVIKRIISWGMLSLILQFAGLFILDSFVFKHSSDFKIKKVETDVADTKNVNATIPNGAEDVKISYDGRYLTYNYNDKVYIEDTSTNEKNEIKTEDGGEIMYYKWLSDRDRIVIAENTNIDDEDKIKLVTYDPTNKVQSDVSEVCSYQSNMEVKKISVSVLTGVYYVDIDRGGMKNTVYRIDINHDLTKVSLKSDVLGNMEVIPRYDRLIYEDEINNTFYATSPSKKLSIKSDKELTLLGIDAEGVIYIGEITADKVSKIIYGTVDEDTSAWKNIDLTEVVNPKDIYFNSKSEILINDNLQGIVKNLTTGKEMSYDGKLVEIKEKFVATVVDGKLSYTSLVEE; translated from the coding sequence ATGAAAGTTATTAAGAGAATAATTTCTTGGGGAATGCTATCTCTAATATTACAATTTGCTGGTTTGTTCATTTTAGATAGTTTTGTTTTTAAACATTCTTCAGATTTTAAAATAAAAAAAGTGGAAACCGATGTGGCAGATACTAAGAATGTAAATGCAACTATTCCCAATGGTGCAGAAGATGTAAAAATATCTTATGATGGAAGATATTTAACTTACAATTATAATGACAAAGTATATATAGAAGATACATCAACAAATGAAAAAAATGAAATTAAAACTGAAGATGGTGGAGAAATAATGTATTACAAGTGGCTATCTGATAGAGACAGAATAGTAATAGCTGAAAATACTAATATAGATGATGAAGACAAGATAAAACTTGTGACATATGATCCAACTAATAAAGTTCAAAGTGATGTAAGTGAAGTATGTAGCTATCAAAGTAATATGGAAGTAAAAAAGATAAGTGTTTCAGTTCTTACAGGTGTGTATTATGTTGACATAGATAGAGGTGGAATGAAGAACACTGTTTATAGAATAGACATAAATCATGATTTAACAAAAGTATCTCTTAAATCTGATGTGTTAGGTAATATGGAGGTTATTCCACGTTACGATAGATTGATTTATGAAGATGAAATAAACAACACGTTTTATGCAACAAGTCCTAGCAAGAAATTATCAATCAAATCAGATAAAGAATTAACATTACTTGGAATTGATGCTGAGGGTGTTATATATATTGGTGAAATAACAGCAGATAAGGTATCAAAGATAATATATGGTACAGTAGATGAAGATACATCTGCATGGAAAAATATTGATTTAACTGAAGTAGTAAATCCTAAAGATATATATTTTAATAGTAAAAGTGAAATACTAATTAATGACAATCTTCAAGGAATAGTAAAAAATCTTACTACAGGAAAAGAAATGTCATATGACGGGAAACTAGTTGAAATAAAAGAAAAGTTTGTAGCGACAGTTGTAGATGGAAAATTATCATATACTAGTTTAGTAGAAGAATAA
- a CDS encoding biotin--[acetyl-CoA-carboxylase] ligase: MENKILNKLKNSTEYISGETLSLELNVSRSAIWKHIKALKNKGYSIDGISNKGYKLISSPNTLFPNEIIPLLKTKKLAKDIRYFSEIPSTNKAAKQLADNSNINDGTLIVAEKQTLGKGRFDRKWMSPSSGIWMSLILKPNIPPSEASKITQIAAASVYKALLNLGINVRIKWPNDIFINDKKLCGILTEMKCDIDRIHYLVLGMGLNVNLDSVDFADELKDIATSLKLEFNKTFNKSLILSEILNNFEPLYEKFILENDIDEVLDICRENSNLLNQKAKLITYHKEEIVTCIGINDSGELIVKDADGHEKAVTSGEISFRV; encoded by the coding sequence ATGGAAAATAAAATTTTAAATAAATTAAAAAATTCTACTGAATATATATCTGGAGAAACCTTAAGCTTAGAATTAAATGTTTCAAGAAGTGCTATTTGGAAACATATTAAGGCATTAAAAAATAAAGGCTATTCCATAGATGGAATTTCAAATAAAGGATATAAATTAATATCCTCACCTAATACATTGTTTCCAAATGAAATAATTCCATTATTAAAAACAAAAAAACTAGCTAAAGATATACGATATTTTTCTGAAATTCCATCAACTAATAAAGCAGCAAAACAACTAGCTGACAACAGTAATATAAATGATGGAACCTTAATCGTTGCTGAAAAGCAAACATTGGGAAAAGGACGTTTTGATAGAAAATGGATGTCACCCTCAAGTGGAATTTGGATGAGTCTAATATTAAAACCTAATATTCCACCTTCAGAGGCTTCAAAAATAACTCAAATCGCTGCTGCTTCGGTCTACAAAGCACTTCTAAACCTTGGAATTAATGTGCGTATAAAATGGCCTAATGATATTTTTATTAATGATAAAAAATTATGTGGCATCTTAACAGAAATGAAATGTGATATAGATAGAATACATTACTTAGTTTTAGGTATGGGGTTAAATGTAAATTTAGATAGTGTAGATTTTGCAGATGAACTTAAAGATATAGCTACATCATTAAAATTAGAATTCAATAAAACTTTCAATAAAAGTTTAATACTTTCTGAAATTCTTAATAATTTTGAACCACTTTATGAAAAATTCATTTTAGAAAATGATATTGATGAAGTATTAGATATATGTAGAGAAAATTCTAATCTTTTAAACCAAAAAGCAAAACTTATAACTTACCATAAAGAAGAAATAGTTACCTGCATTGGTATAAATGATAGTGGTGAACTTATTGTAAAAGATGCAGATGGACATGAAAAAGCTGTGACAAGTGGCGAAATTAGCTTTAGAGTTTAA
- a CDS encoding Ppx/GppA phosphatase family protein: protein MKKIGVIYIGSNSVKFTLMNVMNNGYYKVIEESSNDIKLALDLLDSNKLSDSKIDETLGNVRSFKSLCTFSGVKEIIAVATCTLKKAPNCNEFLEKIKNQFDITVNLLSDEQEIYYSYLGVTRSMYVNNSLIVDICGSCTHLTWVKDGQIEKNTTIPLGALNYTFKYNLQDRVCYENLEKAISSLTGIIDDIEWLKKENFESMIVVGSTARTLCKIDKAKKRYPFDILHNYKLNENDVYKIYNLIKCKDFKQRTKIDGLSTEKADLIVGGLSILNTIIEKIRCDDIIISGRGLREGIMFEYINNHYKPIDDILDYNLNGIIEYLNINRAHAEHVFNITSTLFNELKPLHKLGDKYNNVLKTATLLHDSGVSIDYYHHHKHSFYVILNSNINGLTHRELFMSAAIAATHNERDKVALPPFFSIINKLDIKAINFINILLMIAEHLDLSLEKAVDYLSIDIKEDSVLINLSSHLNIDLEIKQVLKFKDRFKDIYGKNLEVKQIYS, encoded by the coding sequence ATGAAAAAAATAGGTGTTATTTACATTGGTTCTAATTCAGTTAAATTTACATTAATGAATGTAATGAATAATGGATATTATAAAGTTATTGAAGAATCTAGTAATGATATTAAACTTGCTTTGGATTTATTAGATAGTAATAAACTATCTGATAGTAAGATAGATGAAACACTAGGAAATGTTCGTTCATTTAAATCACTATGTACTTTTTCGGGAGTAAAAGAAATCATAGCGGTTGCTACTTGTACATTAAAAAAAGCGCCTAATTGTAATGAATTTCTTGAAAAAATAAAAAATCAGTTTGATATAACTGTTAACTTGTTATCAGATGAGCAAGAAATATATTATAGTTACTTAGGTGTAACAAGAAGCATGTATGTAAATAATTCTCTTATTGTAGATATTTGTGGATCTTGTACCCATTTAACTTGGGTTAAAGATGGACAAATAGAGAAGAATACTACAATTCCATTAGGAGCTTTAAATTATACTTTCAAGTATAATTTACAAGATAGAGTTTGTTATGAAAATCTAGAAAAAGCAATATCATCTTTAACAGGTATAATAGATGATATTGAATGGTTAAAAAAAGAAAATTTCGAATCTATGATAGTTGTAGGTAGTACTGCTAGAACTCTTTGTAAAATTGATAAAGCTAAAAAAAGATATCCTTTTGATATTTTACACAACTATAAGTTAAATGAAAATGATGTTTATAAAATATATAACCTAATAAAATGTAAAGACTTTAAGCAAAGAACTAAAATAGATGGTTTATCAACAGAAAAAGCTGATTTAATCGTTGGCGGACTAAGTATACTAAATACTATAATTGAAAAAATAAGATGTGATGATATTATAATATCTGGTCGTGGACTAAGAGAAGGTATAATGTTTGAATATATAAATAATCATTATAAACCTATTGATGATATATTAGATTATAATTTAAATGGTATAATTGAATATTTAAATATAAATAGAGCACATGCTGAACATGTATTTAACATAACATCAACTCTATTTAATGAATTAAAGCCTCTTCATAAACTTGGAGATAAATATAATAACGTATTAAAAACTGCTACACTATTGCATGATTCTGGAGTTAGCATTGATTATTATCATCATCATAAGCATTCTTTTTATGTAATATTAAATTCTAATATTAATGGTCTTACCCATAGAGAATTGTTTATGAGTGCCGCTATTGCTGCTACTCATAACGAAAGAGATAAGGTAGCACTACCACCTTTCTTTTCAATAATAAACAAATTAGATATAAAAGCTATTAATTTTATTAATATACTACTTATGATTGCTGAGCATTTAGATTTAAGTCTTGAAAAAGCTGTAGATTACTTAAGTATTGATATAAAAGAAGATAGTGTTTTAATTAATTTATCATCACATTTAAATATTGATTTAGAAATAAAACAAGTACTTAAATTTAAAGATAGATTTAAAGATATTTATGGTAAAAATTTAGAAGTAAAACAAATATATTCATAA
- a CDS encoding site-2 protease family protein, with product MDKILNIFLTIPAILIAFTFHEYAHAKVADMLGDNTPKFEGRLTLNPIAHIDPMGFLMILLFRFGWTKPVRTNPSAYKNYYKDDLKVSIAGICANLVVAIVFSILFGIFVRFAFNVLPESYYSVISLMISNIIAINISFAVFNLLPIPGLDGFKILEDLMPKKFNKIGDKLYRYQMLILLGIIFFGGFIISVPVNFLYGKAIKLASIVFTMF from the coding sequence ATGGATAAGATACTTAATATATTTTTAACAATACCTGCAATTTTAATTGCATTTACATTTCATGAATATGCACATGCAAAAGTAGCAGATATGTTAGGAGACAATACACCAAAATTTGAAGGAAGATTAACACTAAATCCAATTGCGCATATTGATCCTATGGGATTTTTAATGATACTATTATTTAGATTCGGATGGACAAAACCAGTCAGAACTAATCCATCGGCATATAAGAACTATTATAAAGATGATTTAAAAGTTAGTATAGCAGGAATATGTGCGAATTTAGTTGTAGCAATAGTATTTTCAATACTATTTGGAATATTTGTTAGGTTTGCATTTAATGTTTTACCAGAATCTTATTATAGTGTTATATCTCTTATGATTAGCAACATTATAGCTATTAATATTAGTTTTGCTGTATTTAATCTGTTGCCTATTCCAGGATTAGATGGATTCAAAATATTAGAAGACTTAATGCCAAAGAAATTTAATAAGATAGGTGATAAATTATATAGATATCAAATGCTAATATTATTAGGAATAATATTTTTTGGTGGATTTATAATTAGTGTACCAGTTAATTTCTTATATGGTAAGGCTATAAAATTAGCTTCAATTGTATTTACTATGTTTTAA